TCGGACATACCTGATCATCACGTGGTCGCCGCCGCGCAGCACGTGCGCCGGCCGCATCCGGGCGGCGGTCGAGACGGCCCCGGCCACGATCCGCGACGTGCCCGCGCCGGCCAGCAGCGGCGCCACGGTGAGACACAGCTCGTCGACCGCGTCCGCGGCGAGCAGCGTGCCGAACAGCTGCGGGCCGCCCTCGCAGAGGACGTGGTCCAGCCCTCTCGCCCGTACCGGCGCGAGAAGGTTCGCATCCGCGAAGCGGACCACGTCGGCGACCTCGGCCAGGTCCGGGCGGTGCGCGTCCGACGAGGTCAGGATGATCGGGCGGACCGGCGCGTCGGCGAGCGCGGGCATTGCCGGGTCCAGGTCGAGCGAGTGCGAGACCGTGACCAGCGTGGGTACGTCCGGCAGCCCGTGCGCGCGGCGCCACTCGATCCGCGGCGGGCTGAGCCGGATCGGGCGGTAGTTCTCCCGGCGCAGCGTGCCGGCGCCGACCAGCACCGCGTCCGCGAGCATGCGCAGCACGCCGAAGACGCGTTTGTCGTCCGCGCCGGAGAGTGCGGTGGAGAGTCCGTCGATCTCCATCGCGCCGTCCGCGCTCGACACGAAACTGACCCGTAACGTCGGCCGGGGTGGCCGGGCGTAGTGCGCGATCAGCGTCTCGTCGTCCAGGTCAGGGCCGGTAACAAGCTCGTTCACGAGCGAAAGCCTAGTGCTGACACGGTTTTCCGTGAGTGACGCATCGCGGGCGGTAACGAAATGGGAACGCTCCCACCGGCCCCTTGACACTCAGTTAACGTGTCGGCAATCTCATGGGAGCGCTCCCGAGCATGCAGTGGGCGGCACCACACCACGCGGGACAACGGGCGCACTTCGTCGATCTCTGGCACCGATCGACTTCGACGTTCAGGGCACATAGAACGACCCACCACTTCCACCATCACGACCTGAGAGGGGTCAGGATGAGCGTTCCGAGGCGCCGCCTGCGCGGCATCGCGGCGGCGGCTCTCGCCGCCGGCATGGTTTTCTCGGCCGCGGCGTGCAGCGCGAGCGACGGCGACAGCGGCGGTGAGGGCGGCGGAGGCACCGTCGTCCTGCAGTACTTCGGCAGCCCCGGCTTCGACGCGGCGATCGCGGCGTTCCAGACCGCGAACCCGGACATCAAGGTCGACGCCCAGAACATGGGCGAGCTGAAGGACTTCACGCCGAAGCTGAACCAGTGGCTGGCCACCGGTCAGGGCGCGGGCGACGTGGTCATGCTCGAGGAGGGCACGCTCCTGGGCTACCTGGAGACGCCGGACAAGTGGACCAACCTGCTCGACCTGGGCGCGGCCTCGCTGGAGGCCGACTTCCTGCCCTACAAGTGGGCGAACGGCTTCACGGCGGACAAGTCCAAGCTGGTCGGTCTCGGCACCGACATCGGTGGCCTGGCCATGTGCTACCGGACCGACCTGTTCGAGAAGGCCGGCCTGCCGACCCAGCGTGACGAGGTCTCCAAGCTCTGGCCGACGTGGGAGCAGTACGCCGCGACCGGCAAGAAGTTCAAGGAGTCGCCCGCGGTCAAGGATGTCGCGTTCATCGACACCGCCACCGCGGTGATGCAGCCGTACATCATGCAGAACTCGCAGACCTGGTTCTACGACACGAACAACAACTACATCGTCGAGTCGAACCCGATCGTCCGGGAGGCCTGGGACTTCGGCCTGCAGATGGCGGCGGACGGCCTGACCGGCAAGCTGCAGCGCTGGCAGCCGGACTGGAACGCCGCGTTCGCCAACGCCGCGTTCGCGACCGTGCCGTGCCCGGCGTGGATGACCGGCTCGATCGCGGAGCGGGCCGGCGACGCCGGCAAGGGCAAGTGGGACATCGCCACGATCCCCGGCGGCAGCGGCAACTGGGGTGGCTCGTACCTGGCGATCCCGGAGCAGAGCAAGAACAAGGAGGCGGCCTACAAGCTGCTGACCTACCTGACCGGCAAGGACGGCGAGCTCTCCTCGTACAAGGAGAAGGGCAACATGCCGTCGAACGTGAAGGCGCTCGACGACCCGGCGTTCGCCTCGTCGACGAACGAGTACTTCAGCAACGCGCCGACCGGCCAGATCTTCGGCGCCAGCGCCAAGAGCCTGAAGCCGATCTACCTCGGCCCGAAGCACCAGGGCATCTGGGAGAACCACTTCGAGACCGAGATGCGCAACGCGGAGCAGGGCAAGAAGACGTCCGACGAGGCCTGGAAGACGGCCGTGGCGGACGGCAAGAAGCTGGCCGAGGGCTGATCGACCGGTAACGCGTCACGGTGGCGTCCACGCGGGTGACTTGCGTGGGCGCCACCGTCACACGGTCTGGAGTCACCGGCCGCGGCCGGGGAAGGAACCCCACCACATGAGCATCGACACCCACGCCGCAGGTGCGCCGCGGCACTCGGCGGGCCCGCCGCCGCTGGATCCCGGAGAGCGCCGCAAGCAGGCGCGCCAGGTGCGGCTCGGACGGCTCGACCTGAAGGCGTCGCCGTACCTCTACGTCGCGCCGTTCTTCGTTCTCTTCGCCGTCTTCGGCTTCTTCCCGCTGCTCTACACCGGTTGGGTGTCGCTGCGTGACTGGGGCCTGATCAAGGGCGACCAGGGCTTCGTCGGCCTGCAGAACTTCCAGGAGGTGCTGACCGACGACAAGTTCTGGAACGCGATGTACAACACGGCCGGCATCTTCGTGGTGTCGACCGTGCCGCAGCTGCTGCTCGCGCTGATGCTGGCCAACTGGCTGAACCGGAAGCTGCGGTTCCGCACCGCGCTGCGGATGGGCATCCTGCTGCCGAACATCACCTCGGTCGCCGCGGTCGGCATCGTCTTCGGCTTCATCTTCGCCGACCGGTACGGCCTGGCGAACTGGATCCTGCAGTCGCTGAGCCTGGACCCGATCTCCTGGCGGGGCAGCCGGTTCGCGTCCTGGACCGCGATCGCGTTCATGGTCGACTGGCGGTGGACCGGCTACAACGCGCTGATCTACCTGGCCGCGATGCAGGCCATCCCGCGCGACCTCTACGAGTCCGCCTCGCTGGACGGCGCGTCCCCGACCCGCCAGTTCTGGCAGCTCACGGTGCCACTGATCCAGCCGACGATCCTGTTCACGGTGATCATCTCGACGATCGGCGGCATGCAGCTGTTCACCGAGCCGCTGATGTTCAACTACGGCGCCGCCGGCTCCGGCAGCGGCCTGGAGAACTTCCAGACCATCGCGATGTACATCTACTACACGACGTTCGAGGGCAACTTCAAGTACGGCCTCGGCTCCGCGATGTCCTGGCTGCTCTTCCTGCTGATCATCGGGTTCGCACTGATCAACTTCCTGATGGTGCGTCGTTCGCTGAAGGGGTCCAAGTGACCGCGCTGACCACCCGGCCCGCGCCCAACGCGCCGGCCACGCACAAGCCCACC
This genomic window from Catenuloplanes niger contains:
- a CDS encoding ABC transporter substrate-binding protein, producing MSVPRRRLRGIAAAALAAGMVFSAAACSASDGDSGGEGGGGTVVLQYFGSPGFDAAIAAFQTANPDIKVDAQNMGELKDFTPKLNQWLATGQGAGDVVMLEEGTLLGYLETPDKWTNLLDLGAASLEADFLPYKWANGFTADKSKLVGLGTDIGGLAMCYRTDLFEKAGLPTQRDEVSKLWPTWEQYAATGKKFKESPAVKDVAFIDTATAVMQPYIMQNSQTWFYDTNNNYIVESNPIVREAWDFGLQMAADGLTGKLQRWQPDWNAAFANAAFATVPCPAWMTGSIAERAGDAGKGKWDIATIPGGSGNWGGSYLAIPEQSKNKEAAYKLLTYLTGKDGELSSYKEKGNMPSNVKALDDPAFASSTNEYFSNAPTGQIFGASAKSLKPIYLGPKHQGIWENHFETEMRNAEQGKKTSDEAWKTAVADGKKLAEG
- a CDS encoding pyrimidine reductase family protein is translated as MNELVTGPDLDDETLIAHYARPPRPTLRVSFVSSADGAMEIDGLSTALSGADDKRVFGVLRMLADAVLVGAGTLRRENYRPIRLSPPRIEWRRAHGLPDVPTLVTVSHSLDLDPAMPALADAPVRPIILTSSDAHRPDLAEVADVVRFADANLLAPVRARGLDHVLCEGGPQLFGTLLAADAVDELCLTVAPLLAGAGTSRIVAGAVSTAARMRPAHVLRGGDHVMIRYVRGHPSED
- a CDS encoding carbohydrate ABC transporter permease — translated: MSIDTHAAGAPRHSAGPPPLDPGERRKQARQVRLGRLDLKASPYLYVAPFFVLFAVFGFFPLLYTGWVSLRDWGLIKGDQGFVGLQNFQEVLTDDKFWNAMYNTAGIFVVSTVPQLLLALMLANWLNRKLRFRTALRMGILLPNITSVAAVGIVFGFIFADRYGLANWILQSLSLDPISWRGSRFASWTAIAFMVDWRWTGYNALIYLAAMQAIPRDLYESASLDGASPTRQFWQLTVPLIQPTILFTVIISTIGGMQLFTEPLMFNYGAAGSGSGLENFQTIAMYIYYTTFEGNFKYGLGSAMSWLLFLLIIGFALINFLMVRRSLKGSK